The Rhodopseudomonas palustris genome window below encodes:
- a CDS encoding hydantoinase/oxoprolinase family protein → MTPTRLAVDIGGTFTDFALEVGDQRYSRKVLTTPTAPEQGVLAGVGLIMQDAGLAPSDLGLIIHGTTLATNAIIERKGAKTALLATRGFRDAIEMAYEHRFEQYDIFMDKPPPLVPRNLRLEVPERIDANGRVVEPLDEAALAGLVPILRAEGVTSVALGYLHSYANPAHEIRSRDILTALAPDLAITMSSEVCPEMREYERWSTACANAYVQPVMDRYLKLLEEALRARGFRCPIYLITSAGGLTTVEIARRFPIRLVESGPAGGAILAAHIANERRHDHIVSFDMGGTTAKICLIDHGEPHFERSFEVARQYRFLKGSGIPIRIPVIEMVEIGAGGGSIASVDAMQRVQVGPASAGSEPGPACYGRGGANGTVTDANLLLGRLQADRFAGGKMQLDTNASAAALQASVGRALSLDAATAALGVIEVVEENMANAARVHAVERGRELANRVMIAFGGAAPIHAARLAEKLDIATVIVPAGAGVGSAFGFLLAPIAYEVVRTRHVRLDDGFDPAPLNALRSEMRKEAEDVVRLGAPTAELVEGWSASMRYRGQGHELTVTIPASDFTASSVAELERLFLADYEQQFGRRIPDLDVEILGWSLRLATVSPPILPCPPMPSGTAAEPAAHVDVVAPQTGKTESIALHNRRDLVPGAIVAGPALIVEDETTTMVTHRYTARIDALGSIVMTRT, encoded by the coding sequence ATGACGCCCACCCGCCTGGCCGTCGATATCGGCGGCACGTTTACGGATTTCGCGCTCGAAGTGGGCGACCAGCGCTACAGCCGCAAGGTGCTGACGACGCCGACCGCGCCCGAACAGGGCGTGCTCGCCGGCGTCGGCCTGATCATGCAGGATGCCGGCCTCGCGCCTTCCGATCTCGGCCTGATCATTCACGGCACCACGCTCGCCACCAACGCGATCATCGAGCGCAAGGGCGCGAAGACGGCGCTGCTGGCGACGCGTGGCTTTCGCGATGCCATCGAGATGGCCTATGAGCATCGCTTCGAGCAGTACGACATCTTCATGGACAAGCCGCCGCCGCTGGTGCCGCGCAACCTGCGCCTCGAAGTGCCGGAGCGCATCGACGCCAACGGCCGCGTCGTCGAACCGCTCGACGAGGCTGCCCTCGCCGGTCTCGTGCCAATTTTGCGCGCCGAAGGCGTGACCAGCGTCGCGCTCGGCTATCTGCACTCCTACGCCAATCCGGCCCACGAGATCCGCAGCCGCGACATCCTCACCGCGCTGGCGCCCGACCTCGCCATCACGATGTCGAGCGAGGTCTGCCCGGAGATGCGCGAATACGAGCGCTGGTCCACGGCCTGCGCCAACGCCTATGTGCAGCCGGTCATGGACCGCTATCTGAAGCTGCTCGAGGAGGCGTTGCGCGCCCGCGGCTTCCGCTGTCCGATCTATCTCATTACGTCCGCCGGCGGCCTGACCACCGTCGAGATCGCGCGGCGCTTCCCGATCCGCCTCGTCGAATCCGGCCCGGCCGGCGGCGCCATTCTGGCCGCACATATCGCCAACGAACGCCGGCACGATCATATCGTGTCATTCGACATGGGCGGCACCACCGCGAAGATCTGCCTGATCGATCATGGCGAGCCGCATTTCGAACGCTCTTTCGAAGTCGCGCGGCAATATCGCTTCCTGAAGGGCAGCGGCATTCCGATCCGTATCCCGGTGATCGAGATGGTCGAGATCGGCGCCGGCGGTGGCTCGATCGCATCGGTCGATGCCATGCAACGCGTCCAGGTCGGCCCGGCGAGCGCCGGATCCGAGCCGGGCCCGGCCTGCTACGGCCGCGGCGGCGCGAACGGCACGGTGACCGACGCCAATCTGCTGCTCGGGCGTCTGCAGGCCGATCGCTTCGCCGGCGGCAAAATGCAGCTCGATACCAACGCATCGGCCGCCGCCCTGCAGGCCTCGGTCGGTCGCGCGTTGTCGCTCGATGCCGCGACGGCGGCGCTCGGTGTCATCGAGGTGGTCGAGGAGAACATGGCCAATGCGGCGCGCGTCCATGCGGTCGAGCGTGGCCGCGAACTCGCCAATCGCGTCATGATCGCGTTCGGCGGTGCCGCGCCGATTCATGCCGCACGCCTCGCCGAGAAGCTCGACATTGCGACGGTGATCGTCCCGGCCGGCGCCGGCGTCGGCTCCGCCTTCGGCTTCCTGCTGGCGCCGATCGCCTATGAGGTCGTGCGCACGCGCCATGTGCGGCTCGATGACGGCTTCGATCCGGCGCCGCTCAACGCACTGCGCAGCGAGATGCGCAAGGAGGCCGAAGACGTCGTGCGCCTCGGCGCGCCGACCGCCGAGCTCGTGGAAGGCTGGAGCGCCAGCATGCGCTATCGCGGCCAGGGCCACGAACTCACCGTCACCATCCCGGCGAGCGATTTCACGGCCTCCTCGGTTGCCGAGCTGGAGCGGCTGTTCCTCGCCGATTACGAACAGCAATTCGGCCGCCGGATTCCCGACCTCGACGTCGAGATTCTCGGCTGGTCGCTGCGGCTCGCCACCGTCAGTCCGCCGATCCTCCCCTGCCCGCCAATGCCGTCCGGCACGGCCGCCGAGCCGGCGGCGCATGTCGATGTGGTGGCGCCGCAGACCGGCAAGACGGAATCCATCGCGCTCCACAATCGCCGCGACCTCGTGCCGGGCG